A genomic window from Massilia sp. METH4 includes:
- a CDS encoding uroporphyrinogen-III synthase, whose product MPGAVVITRPRAQALPLAERVTALGRRAEMLPLLDISPLPDTAQLRAVLARLPQFALVAFVSPNAIDAAFAHIAQLHGAWPAGVTLAVVGEGSRAALAAHGITPETAHIVSPLDPVHSDSEHLMQALDLPALNGKEVLIVRGESGRELMADGFRAAGANVTVLPAYRRSVPQLTPGFAARLQALLAEPNDWIVTSSEALRGLFMLLEELACSAACEDVVAKMQQQHLIVPHARIAETARLLGLTRLTLTGSGDERLLAALQSRP is encoded by the coding sequence ATGCCGGGCGCCGTCGTCATCACCCGTCCGCGCGCGCAAGCCTTGCCGCTGGCCGAGCGCGTGACGGCGCTGGGCCGGCGCGCCGAGATGCTGCCGCTGCTCGACATTTCTCCGCTGCCCGATACCGCGCAGCTGCGCGCCGTGCTGGCGCGGCTGCCGCAATTCGCGCTGGTGGCCTTCGTGTCCCCGAATGCCATCGATGCCGCCTTCGCGCACATTGCTCAGTTACACGGTGCGTGGCCAGCCGGCGTCACGCTGGCCGTGGTGGGGGAGGGGAGCCGGGCCGCACTCGCTGCGCACGGCATCACGCCGGAGACCGCGCACATCGTCAGCCCGCTCGACCCCGTGCACAGCGACTCCGAGCACCTGATGCAGGCGCTCGACCTGCCTGCGCTGAACGGCAAGGAAGTGCTGATCGTGCGCGGTGAGTCGGGCCGCGAACTGATGGCCGACGGCTTTCGTGCCGCCGGCGCCAATGTCACCGTGCTGCCGGCCTACCGCCGCAGCGTTCCCCAGCTGACGCCCGGCTTCGCGGCACGCCTGCAGGCGCTGCTGGCCGAGCCGAACGACTGGATCGTCACCAGCTCCGAAGCGCTGCGCGGCCTGTTCATGCTGCTGGAAGAGCTGGCCTGCTCGGCGGCCTGCGAGGATGTTGTGGCAAAGATGCAACAACAGCATCTTATTGTCCCGCATGCCCGGATTGCCGAAACGGCGCGCCTGCTCGGCCTTACCCGGTTGACGCTCACAGGTTCCGGCGACGAGCGCCTGCTCGCCGCGTTACAATCACGGCCATGA
- a CDS encoding DUF4892 domain-containing protein, whose product MRKRLPALALCASLAPLAYGQMPPQDTVKNAQDHPLLSRFEGAKMVGFETRNFDEIVLPAGRLGNVNARSDFVKKVPLEGKITRIAYNFPKERTSLEVMRNYEQALAKAGLKTVFACANEACGEGFGRSWLGDRVSSKFTSGNIEYWQPFNYGAVASRYLLAQGTRPDGTVVHAAIIVASPNGGKNGGVYTEIVESATMETGKVAANLDAAGMAKGIAAEGKVAVYGVYFDTGKADVKPDSKAALGEMAKLLQQDQKLKVYIVGHTDNQGVAAQNLDLSQKRAAAVAKVLATDYRIDAKRLEARGVASLAPVASNDTDAGREKNRRVELVKQ is encoded by the coding sequence ATGCGCAAACGACTTCCCGCGCTGGCGCTCTGCGCCAGCCTCGCCCCGCTCGCCTACGGCCAGATGCCGCCGCAGGACACTGTCAAGAACGCCCAGGATCACCCGCTGCTGTCCCGTTTCGAAGGGGCGAAGATGGTGGGCTTCGAGACCAGGAACTTCGATGAAATCGTGCTGCCGGCAGGCCGGCTCGGCAACGTGAATGCCCGCTCGGATTTCGTGAAGAAGGTTCCGCTGGAAGGCAAGATCACCCGGATCGCCTATAACTTTCCCAAGGAGCGTACTTCACTCGAGGTGATGCGCAATTACGAGCAGGCGCTCGCCAAGGCTGGGCTCAAGACGGTGTTCGCCTGCGCGAACGAAGCGTGTGGCGAAGGCTTCGGCAGGTCGTGGCTCGGGGACCGTGTCAGCAGCAAGTTCACGAGCGGCAACATCGAATACTGGCAGCCGTTCAACTATGGCGCCGTCGCATCGCGCTACCTGCTCGCGCAAGGAACCCGGCCGGACGGCACGGTGGTACATGCTGCAATCATCGTCGCGTCGCCCAACGGTGGCAAGAATGGCGGCGTGTACACCGAGATCGTGGAATCCGCAACGATGGAAACCGGCAAGGTGGCAGCGAACCTGGACGCGGCGGGCATGGCCAAGGGCATCGCGGCCGAGGGCAAGGTGGCTGTCTATGGCGTGTACTTCGACACCGGCAAGGCCGATGTCAAACCCGACTCGAAGGCTGCGCTGGGCGAGATGGCCAAGCTGCTGCAACAAGACCAGAAACTGAAGGTGTATATCGTGGGCCATACCGACAACCAGGGCGTTGCCGCGCAAAACCTGGACCTGTCGCAGAAACGCGCCGCCGCCGTCGCCAAGGTCCTTGCGACCGATTATCGAATCGACGCCAAGCGGCTGGAGGCGCGCGGCGTGGCGTCGCTGGCGCCGGTTGCGTCGAACGACACCGATGCCGGCCGCGAGAAGAACCGCCGCGTCGAACTGGTGAAGCAATGA
- a CDS encoding SMP-30/gluconolactonase/LRE family protein, which produces MSTARVAAVAALLIAIQGTALAASCGKAPSGELTAQRVAAAAPTRTGPQLYEGPVWIKDALYFSDFGHEGGFPSRIRKLAADGTVTTFLEDSGSNGLAVDAQGNLVAATHKYKALSRYAMAGKARSAIAERYQGNVFNSPNDIAIAADGTIYFTDPDYQKAAAPGGQPVTGIYRVGTDGKVTLVDGTRRNPNGIALSLSGDLLYVNAGDGEVRAYPITDGVPGTGRAFIKGIDGGDGMALDCHGNLYVTEHGAKRVRVFSPQGKELATIRVDANVTNAAFGGADGKTLFITGDRALWRIALDVSGKPY; this is translated from the coding sequence ATGAGCACCGCGCGCGTTGCGGCCGTTGCCGCCCTGCTCATCGCCATCCAGGGCACTGCGCTTGCCGCAAGCTGCGGCAAGGCTCCCTCCGGCGAACTGACCGCCCAGCGCGTCGCGGCGGCAGCGCCGACCCGCACCGGGCCGCAGCTCTACGAAGGCCCCGTGTGGATCAAGGATGCGCTGTACTTTTCCGACTTCGGCCATGAAGGCGGCTTCCCTTCCCGCATCCGCAAGCTGGCTGCCGACGGCACCGTGACGACCTTCCTCGAGGACAGCGGCAGCAATGGCCTGGCCGTCGATGCGCAGGGCAACCTGGTCGCGGCCACGCACAAGTACAAGGCGCTGTCGCGCTATGCCATGGCGGGCAAGGCGCGCAGCGCGATCGCCGAGCGCTACCAGGGCAATGTCTTCAATTCGCCGAACGATATCGCCATCGCGGCCGACGGCACGATCTACTTCACCGATCCGGATTACCAGAAGGCCGCCGCGCCCGGCGGCCAGCCCGTGACGGGCATCTACCGCGTGGGCACGGACGGCAAGGTGACGCTGGTGGATGGCACCCGGCGCAACCCGAACGGCATCGCCCTGTCGCTGTCCGGCGACCTGCTGTACGTGAATGCCGGCGATGGCGAGGTGCGCGCCTACCCGATCACGGATGGCGTGCCCGGCACGGGCCGCGCATTCATCAAGGGCATCGACGGCGGCGACGGCATGGCGCTCGATTGCCACGGCAACCTGTACGTGACCGAGCACGGCGCGAAGCGCGTGCGCGTGTTCTCGCCGCAGGGCAAGGAGCTGGCCACGATCCGCGTCGACGCCAATGTCACCAATGCCGCTTTCGGCGGCGCGGACGGCAAGACACTGTTCATTACCGGGGACCGCGCACTGTGGCGCATCGCCCTTGATGTGAGCGGCAAGCCTTACTGA
- the ppc gene encoding phosphoenolpyruvate carboxylase, with translation MVNQVSATDNNEQSAADKDAPLKEDIRLLGRLLGDVLREQEGEEVFAVVETIRQTAVRFRREADAGAAKELDGMLKILTKEQTISVVRAFSYFSHLANIAEDQHHIRRRRAHLLAGSQPRRGSTRYALAKLKEAGVGQDTVQNFFKEALIAPVLTAHPTEVQRKSILDAEHDIARLLAERDLPLTPRERAANLHMLRVRIATLWQTRMLRYTKLTVADEIENALSYYRITFLTEVPGLYDDIEADIAEQYGSSDVPTIEAPYLQMGSWIGGDRDGNPNVNADTMQHALARQATTILDFYLDEAHALGADLSISTLMVPCSPQLQALADASPDQSDHRADEPYRRALIGIYARLASTARSLGATNILRKEVGHAEPYPDAAAFSADLQVLIDSLEANHAALLARPRLTTLKRAADIFGFHLASLDMRQSSDVHERVLTELFARAGALPNYAELDEDAKVKLLLAELAQPRLLYSPYIDYTDETQSELSIFRAAREIRRRYGERAISNYIISHTETVSDLLEVLVLQQETGLLRTNAAGETTADLMVIPLFETIPDLQRAAGIMEAVMSLPLVKGLIEKRGQIQEVMLGYSDSNKDGGFLTSNWELYKAEIALIEVFGKAGVKLRLFHGRGGTVGRGGGPSYEAILAQPKGTVNGQIRLTEQGEIIASKFSNAEIGRRNLERLVAATLEASLMPVAHPEHTEQVAGFEAVMAELSDRAYKAYRNLVYETPGFTDYFFAATPIAEIAELNIGSRPASRKSTKRIEDLRAIPWGFSWGQCRLLLPGWYGVGSAVAGWIADGDREERLGKLREMAEHWPFFATLLSNMDMVFAKTDLAIASRYAELVADKELRERIFKRISDEYRRTLEVLDTVTGATERLAGNPLLARSIQNRFPYLDPLNHLQVELIKRRRALAAEADKADPRVHRGIHLSINGVAAGLRNTG, from the coding sequence ATGGTTAATCAAGTAAGTGCGACAGATAATAATGAACAAAGCGCCGCCGACAAGGACGCGCCGCTGAAAGAAGATATCCGCCTGCTCGGCCGCCTGCTGGGCGACGTGCTGCGCGAACAGGAAGGCGAGGAAGTCTTCGCCGTGGTGGAAACGATCCGCCAGACCGCCGTGCGTTTCCGCCGGGAGGCGGACGCCGGTGCCGCCAAGGAACTGGACGGCATGCTGAAGATCCTGACGAAGGAACAGACCATCTCGGTGGTGCGCGCCTTCTCGTACTTCTCGCACCTGGCCAATATCGCGGAAGACCAGCACCACATCCGCCGCCGCCGCGCCCACCTGCTGGCGGGCTCGCAGCCGCGGCGCGGCAGTACCCGCTACGCCCTTGCCAAGCTGAAGGAAGCCGGCGTCGGCCAGGACACCGTACAGAACTTCTTCAAGGAAGCGCTGATCGCCCCGGTACTGACCGCCCACCCGACCGAGGTGCAGCGCAAGTCGATCCTGGATGCCGAGCACGACATCGCCCGCCTGCTGGCCGAACGCGACCTGCCGCTGACGCCGCGCGAACGCGCCGCCAACCTGCACATGCTGCGCGTGCGCATCGCCACCCTGTGGCAGACGCGCATGCTGCGCTACACGAAACTGACGGTGGCCGACGAGATCGAGAACGCGCTGTCGTACTACCGCATTACCTTCCTCACCGAGGTGCCGGGCCTGTACGACGATATCGAGGCCGATATCGCCGAGCAGTACGGAAGCAGCGACGTTCCCACCATCGAAGCGCCCTATCTGCAGATGGGCAGCTGGATCGGCGGCGACCGCGACGGCAACCCGAACGTGAACGCGGACACGATGCAGCACGCGCTGGCCCGCCAGGCCACGACGATCCTCGACTTCTACCTGGACGAAGCGCACGCGCTGGGCGCCGACCTGTCGATCTCCACGCTGATGGTGCCGTGCAGCCCGCAATTGCAGGCGCTGGCCGATGCATCGCCGGACCAGTCGGACCACCGCGCGGACGAGCCTTACCGCCGCGCGCTGATCGGCATCTACGCCCGCCTGGCCAGCACCGCACGGTCGCTGGGCGCGACCAATATCCTGCGCAAGGAAGTGGGCCATGCCGAGCCGTACCCGGACGCCGCCGCCTTCTCGGCCGACCTGCAGGTGCTGATCGATTCGCTGGAAGCGAACCACGCCGCGCTGCTGGCGCGCCCGCGCCTGACGACCTTGAAGCGCGCCGCCGACATCTTCGGCTTCCACCTGGCTTCGCTGGACATGCGCCAGAGCTCGGACGTGCACGAGCGCGTGCTGACCGAACTGTTTGCCCGCGCCGGCGCCCTGCCGAACTACGCGGAACTCGATGAGGATGCGAAGGTGAAACTGCTGCTGGCCGAGCTGGCCCAGCCGCGCCTGCTGTACTCGCCGTACATCGACTACACGGACGAGACGCAGTCCGAACTGTCGATCTTCCGCGCCGCGCGCGAGATCCGCCGCCGCTACGGCGAGCGGGCCATCAGCAACTACATCATCTCGCACACGGAAACCGTGTCCGACCTGCTGGAAGTGCTGGTACTGCAACAGGAAACGGGGCTGCTGCGCACGAACGCCGCAGGCGAAACGACGGCCGACCTGATGGTGATCCCGCTGTTCGAGACGATCCCCGACCTGCAGCGCGCCGCCGGCATCATGGAAGCGGTGATGTCGCTGCCGCTGGTAAAGGGCCTGATCGAGAAGCGCGGGCAAATCCAGGAAGTGATGCTGGGTTACTCCGACTCGAACAAGGATGGCGGCTTCCTCACGTCGAACTGGGAACTGTACAAGGCCGAGATCGCGCTGATCGAGGTGTTCGGCAAGGCCGGCGTGAAGCTGCGCCTGTTCCACGGCCGCGGCGGCACCGTCGGCCGCGGCGGCGGCCCGAGCTACGAGGCGATCCTGGCGCAACCGAAGGGCACCGTGAACGGCCAGATCCGCCTGACGGAACAGGGCGAGATCATCGCCTCGAAATTCTCGAATGCCGAGATCGGCCGCCGCAACCTGGAGCGCCTGGTCGCGGCCACGCTGGAAGCGAGCCTGATGCCGGTGGCCCACCCGGAGCACACCGAACAGGTAGCGGGCTTCGAAGCCGTGATGGCGGAACTGTCCGACCGCGCGTACAAGGCCTACCGCAACCTCGTGTACGAAACGCCGGGCTTCACCGACTACTTCTTTGCGGCCACGCCGATCGCCGAGATCGCGGAGCTGAACATCGGTTCGCGCCCCGCCTCGCGCAAGTCGACCAAGCGCATCGAAGACCTGCGCGCGATTCCGTGGGGCTTCTCGTGGGGCCAGTGCCGCCTGCTGCTGCCGGGCTGGTACGGCGTGGGCAGCGCCGTGGCGGGCTGGATCGCCGACGGCGACCGCGAGGAACGCCTCGGCAAGCTGCGCGAGATGGCCGAGCACTGGCCGTTCTTCGCCACGCTGCTGTCCAATATGGACATGGTGTTCGCCAAGACCGACCTGGCGATCGCCTCGCGCTATGCCGAACTGGTGGCGGACAAGGAACTGCGCGAGCGGATCTTCAAGCGCATCAGCGACGAGTACCGCCGCACGCTGGAGGTGCTCGATACCGTGACCGGCGCGACCGAACGCCTGGCAGGCAACCCGCTGCTGGCGCGCTCGATCCAGAACCGCTTCCCGTATCTCGATCCGCTGAACCACCTGCAGGTGGAGCTGATCAAGCGGCGCCGGGCGCTGGCCGCCGAGGCGGACAAGGCCGACCCGCGCGTGCACCGCGGCATCCACCTGTCGATCAACGGCGTGGCGGCGGGCTTGCGCAATACGGGCTGA
- a CDS encoding YjjG family noncanonical pyrimidine nucleotidase: MKHRLFLFDLDDTLLDFKASEHLSFQRALGALGFTDKLDGLFAHYQVFNTALWRQFEAGTVSKEFLKVERFRQSFQASGLDLDPEAASRLFVESLSDTVVLIDGAAALCEELAATGELGIVTNGAEQIQQLRIASSGLGKHISFVCTSEACGFAKPDVRFFEHAGKLARAFARHEAIIVGDRLDADILGANRYGIESCWFNPGKLANDSQAVPTFEVAALHEVVPALRASAEA; the protein is encoded by the coding sequence ATGAAACACCGTCTCTTCCTGTTCGACCTCGACGACACTCTGCTCGACTTCAAGGCGTCCGAGCACCTTTCATTCCAACGCGCGCTGGGCGCGCTCGGCTTCACCGACAAGCTCGACGGCCTGTTCGCGCACTACCAGGTGTTCAACACGGCCCTGTGGCGCCAGTTCGAAGCGGGCACCGTGTCGAAGGAATTCCTGAAGGTGGAGCGCTTCCGCCAGAGCTTCCAGGCCAGTGGGCTCGACCTCGATCCCGAGGCGGCCAGCCGCCTGTTCGTGGAGTCGCTGTCCGATACCGTGGTGCTGATCGACGGCGCGGCGGCCTTGTGCGAAGAGCTGGCGGCAACCGGCGAGTTGGGTATCGTCACCAATGGCGCCGAGCAGATCCAGCAACTGCGTATCGCCAGCTCGGGCCTGGGCAAGCACATCTCGTTCGTCTGCACGTCCGAAGCGTGCGGTTTCGCCAAGCCCGACGTGCGCTTCTTCGAACATGCGGGCAAGCTGGCCCGCGCATTCGCGCGGCACGAGGCGATCATCGTCGGCGACCGGCTCGACGCCGACATCCTCGGCGCCAACCGCTACGGCATCGAAAGCTGCTGGTTCAATCCGGGCAAGCTGGCGAACGACTCGCAGGCCGTGCCGACCTTCGAGGTGGCGGCTCTGCATGAAGTGGTGCCGGCGCTGCGCGCCAGCGCCGAGGCTTGA
- a CDS encoding prolipoprotein diacylglyceryl transferase: MAYPYLGDIVRALTGADLPLPIPVFGLSVVAAMFVAGAFLRRELARLHAAGALGHALVRGRNRRSEAVDPAHVVPDLTLVTLLAGIVGARVFHILEHTDQFLADPAAMIFTRSGLSIFGGLIFGTIAGLVCVKRWKLPAMTVLDAAAPALMLGYALGRIGCQLSGDGDWGIAADMALKPDWLPTWLWAQTYENNIVGEVIPLPGVYPTPLYEAAMCFAGFGVLWALRRHSFQKGWLFGVYLVLAGIERLLIEQIRHNPVLDFGVFRCTQAEVIAVLLIVGGVAGTALLARRLPAAGRTGQAA, translated from the coding sequence GTGGCATATCCCTACCTGGGCGACATCGTCAGGGCGCTGACGGGCGCCGACCTTCCCCTGCCGATCCCGGTCTTCGGTCTTTCTGTCGTGGCGGCCATGTTCGTGGCGGGTGCCTTCCTGCGGCGCGAACTGGCCAGGCTGCACGCGGCCGGCGCGCTGGGCCATGCGCTGGTGCGCGGCAGGAACCGGCGCAGCGAAGCGGTCGACCCGGCGCACGTCGTGCCCGACCTCACGCTGGTCACGCTGCTGGCCGGCATCGTCGGCGCCCGGGTCTTCCACATCCTCGAGCACACCGACCAGTTTCTCGCCGATCCGGCAGCCATGATCTTCACGCGCTCGGGACTGAGCATCTTCGGTGGCCTGATCTTCGGCACCATCGCCGGCCTGGTGTGCGTGAAGCGGTGGAAGCTGCCCGCAATGACGGTACTGGACGCCGCCGCCCCGGCCCTGATGCTCGGCTACGCGCTGGGCCGCATCGGCTGCCAGTTGTCCGGCGATGGCGACTGGGGCATTGCCGCCGACATGGCGCTCAAGCCTGACTGGCTGCCCACGTGGCTCTGGGCCCAGACGTACGAGAACAATATCGTCGGCGAGGTAATCCCCCTGCCCGGCGTGTACCCGACGCCGCTGTACGAAGCCGCCATGTGCTTCGCCGGCTTCGGCGTGCTGTGGGCATTGCGGCGGCACAGCTTCCAGAAGGGCTGGCTGTTCGGCGTATACCTGGTGCTGGCCGGGATCGAGCGCCTGCTGATCGAGCAGATCCGCCATAACCCGGTGCTGGATTTCGGCGTGTTCCGCTGCACGCAGGCGGAAGTCATTGCCGTGCTGCTGATCGTTGGCGGTGTGGCCGGCACGGCGCTGCTGGCGCGGCGGTTGCCCGCCGCCGGAAGAACCGGGCAGGCAGCGTAA
- a CDS encoding zinc ribbon domain-containing protein YjdM — MSALPPCPQCGSEFAYQDGASLVCPECAHEWSPAAAAVETVRVYRDASGNVLQDGDTVTVIKDLKPKGSGGVIKQGTKVKNIRLVDSDHDIDCKIEGFGAMSLKSEFVRKA; from the coding sequence ATGAGCGCCCTGCCACCTTGCCCGCAATGCGGTTCCGAGTTCGCCTACCAGGATGGCGCCAGCCTTGTCTGCCCCGAGTGCGCACATGAATGGTCGCCCGCCGCTGCCGCGGTCGAGACCGTGCGGGTGTACCGCGACGCCTCCGGCAACGTGCTGCAGGACGGCGATACCGTCACGGTCATCAAGGACCTGAAGCCGAAGGGGTCGGGCGGCGTCATCAAGCAGGGCACGAAGGTGAAGAATATCCGCCTCGTCGACAGCGACCACGATATCGATTGCAAGATAGAAGGCTTCGGGGCGATGAGCCTGAAATCGGAGTTCGTGCGCAAGGCGTGA
- the hemC gene encoding hydroxymethylbilane synthase, whose amino-acid sequence MRGATVVPSRLVIASRESRLAMWQANHVRDQLASLYPQCCVEILGMTTRGDQILDRTLSKVGGKGLFVKELEVAMAEGRADLAVHSLKDVPMELPEGFALAAVLEREDPRDAFVSNDYASLAELPAGAVVGTSSLRRQALIAARYPHLVIKPLRGNLDTRLGKLDRGDYAAIILAAAGLKRLGLPQRIRALLEPEDSLPAAGQGAMAIEIAQRTDGVDLVALLAPLNHVATSQAVTAERRVSKVFGGSCQVPLAAHATIEGGQMHLRAMVATPDGKRVASASVHGPATDATQLGDQVAGKLREQDAVAILASCLAEADGAGA is encoded by the coding sequence ATGAGGGGCGCAACCGTCGTCCCGTCCAGGCTGGTGATCGCCTCGCGTGAAAGCCGGCTCGCCATGTGGCAAGCCAATCACGTGCGTGATCAATTGGCATCATTATATCCGCAGTGCTGCGTCGAAATCCTCGGTATGACGACCCGCGGCGATCAGATCCTTGATCGCACCCTGTCCAAGGTGGGCGGCAAGGGCCTGTTCGTGAAGGAACTGGAAGTCGCGATGGCCGAGGGCCGTGCCGACCTGGCCGTGCACTCGCTGAAGGACGTGCCGATGGAACTGCCGGAAGGCTTCGCGCTGGCCGCCGTGCTCGAGCGCGAAGACCCGCGCGACGCCTTCGTCTCCAACGATTACGCCTCGTTGGCCGAGCTGCCGGCCGGCGCCGTCGTCGGCACCAGCAGCCTGCGCCGCCAGGCGCTGATCGCGGCGCGCTATCCGCACCTCGTGATCAAGCCGCTGCGCGGCAACCTCGATACCCGCCTCGGCAAACTGGACCGCGGTGATTACGCGGCCATCATCCTGGCCGCCGCGGGCCTGAAGCGCCTGGGCCTGCCGCAGCGCATCCGCGCGCTGCTGGAGCCGGAAGACAGCCTGCCGGCGGCCGGCCAGGGCGCGATGGCTATCGAGATCGCCCAGCGCACCGACGGTGTCGACCTTGTCGCCCTGCTGGCACCGCTGAACCACGTCGCGACTTCCCAGGCCGTGACGGCGGAGCGCCGCGTGTCGAAGGTGTTCGGCGGCAGCTGCCAGGTGCCGCTCGCCGCGCACGCCACCATCGAGGGCGGGCAGATGCACCTGCGCGCCATGGTCGCCACGCCGGACGGCAAGCGCGTGGCCAGCGCCTCGGTGCACGGTCCGGCCACCGATGCCACGCAGCTGGGCGACCAGGTCGCCGGGAAGCTGCGCGAACAGGATGCCGTGGCGATCCTCGCCTCCTGCCTCGCCGAGGCGGACGGCGCCGGCGCCTGA
- a CDS encoding GNAT family N-acetyltransferase, which yields MIDGLANPVWAALTSGHRHLARELGDMLRYEPDVAPFCAVPEQGMFVPAADLERFREDVYFVGAIPTVPDGWQLKELGGVLQMVYRGGPVEASPADGVVELDALDPAMQALTAVAFPGYFRARTGTMGRYVGIREGGQLIALSGERMDFGALREVSAVCTHPGHTGRGHARLLVRHIMHGMQRQGVTPMLHVGAQNVRAIGLYEALGFERNGVLRHAKLLVA from the coding sequence ATGATCGATGGATTGGCCAACCCCGTATGGGCCGCGCTGACGAGCGGGCACCGCCACCTGGCGCGCGAGCTGGGCGATATGCTGCGTTATGAGCCGGACGTGGCACCGTTCTGCGCGGTGCCGGAGCAGGGAATGTTCGTGCCCGCCGCCGACCTGGAACGCTTCAGGGAAGACGTGTATTTCGTGGGAGCCATTCCCACCGTGCCCGATGGCTGGCAGTTGAAGGAGTTGGGCGGTGTGCTGCAGATGGTGTACCGCGGCGGGCCCGTGGAAGCCTCGCCGGCCGACGGCGTCGTCGAACTCGACGCGCTCGACCCGGCCATGCAGGCATTGACCGCGGTCGCATTTCCCGGCTATTTCCGCGCCCGCACTGGAACGATGGGCCGCTATGTGGGCATCCGGGAGGGCGGGCAACTGATCGCGCTCTCCGGCGAGCGCATGGACTTCGGCGCGCTGCGCGAGGTAAGCGCCGTCTGCACGCACCCCGGGCACACGGGCCGCGGCCATGCCCGCCTGCTGGTGCGGCACATCATGCACGGCATGCAGCGGCAGGGCGTGACGCCGATGCTGCACGTGGGCGCGCAGAACGTCCGCGCCATCGGCCTGTACGAGGCACTGGGCTTCGAGCGCAACGGCGTGCTGCGGCACGCGAAGCTCCTTGTTGCCTAA
- a CDS encoding DUF2807 domain-containing protein codes for MLVLSRSLLLSLLCCALAVTSAHGAEDARQLAAFRAINIHGPINIEVHAGKAQSVKVMGRPEFIGKVLTSVKSDELRIDYAEKNNVNLKDGDKIVITVPSLVKCIVEGAGQVVIDNVKEERIDLQFEGAGRLEAKGSTKWLRLKARGVGEVITRDLKTDRADVNFEGIGDVKVHASQTLNAVVRGMGSLTYYGKPKALNKSVSGIGNVTAGD; via the coding sequence ATGCTGGTCTTGTCCCGTTCCCTGCTGCTCTCCCTGCTCTGCTGCGCCCTCGCCGTCACCTCGGCCCATGGTGCCGAGGATGCGCGCCAGCTCGCCGCCTTCCGCGCCATCAACATCCACGGCCCGATCAATATCGAAGTCCACGCCGGCAAGGCACAATCGGTGAAGGTGATGGGCCGGCCGGAATTCATCGGCAAGGTGCTCACCAGCGTGAAGTCCGATGAGCTGCGGATCGACTATGCGGAAAAGAACAACGTCAACCTGAAGGACGGCGACAAGATCGTCATCACCGTGCCGTCGCTGGTGAAGTGCATCGTCGAGGGCGCGGGCCAGGTGGTGATCGACAACGTGAAGGAAGAGCGGATCGACCTGCAGTTCGAGGGCGCCGGCCGGCTGGAGGCGAAAGGCAGCACTAAATGGCTGCGGCTGAAGGCGCGCGGCGTGGGCGAGGTCATCACGCGGGACTTGAAGACCGACCGCGCCGACGTGAACTTCGAAGGCATCGGCGACGTGAAGGTGCACGCCAGCCAGACGCTGAACGCCGTGGTGCGCGGCATGGGCAGCCTCACGTACTACGGCAAGCCGAAGGCGCTGAACAAGTCCGTGTCGGGGATCGGCAACGTAACCGCCGGCGACTGA